GCATGCTTTCAATTCTCCACAGGGTGTACAAAGGACATCAGGGAGATATGCAGGAGATTGGAGCGCCAGGAATGAGCTAACATTCGTCTGGAGCAAGGACATAAGCTTATCCTTTCCATGATAACCAAGTGATATACATTGAGCCATACTAGAGGCTTAGATAACTCAAATTCTGTCTTTGAAGATCATTATGTGATTTAACCTACTAAATTATTTAGCAAccaaaacatgaacatgctaTATCCCCACTGTAGGAAATCCATCACTGGAGAATACTGGAACAGATCTGACCCACTTGACCCCGCAGCCAACACAGAACATCCTATCCACTACATTACACCTTCATCCGTCAAGGTCTGTCGGCAGGTCAAATACAACCAGCAGCATGTAGGGAATTTGTAGAATGGCTTAGTGTGCCGACCTGCGGCGGAATTTCGACAATGCACTTGTAATCTTGTGATAGAGTTGCATCACATTATTATGGGTGGTGCTGCTCAGTTTTGCTGCTGTGAAAACAGCTATCAGTGCGTTTTCACAAACCAGCTACGTCAAGCTACGCTATCCTCAATCAAACTGGTTCATGGCAACTGTGCTCATCCCTATCATTAAATAAATCAAGAGAAGGAATGGTCAGTGCAACTGCAGCTGTACCGACTTACCTCCAATGCAGCCAGCAAGGAAGTCCATCACCGTTCTTCACCGTTAGCTGAAGCAGAACCAAGTACCACCTAATGCTAGCTGACTAAACTCTAGTAGAACTATACGACTGTATcaaatgttgtttttataaCCGTTTTCTGCGTTGTACACCTGCTGACGTTGACGTTACCAAGCTCACTTATCTAATGAACTACTTGACACTATCAGCTAGCGTCCAGgttagctaaccttagctagctAGTACACAAGACGTGACAAATAACAAAATGTACACACGTATATATTGTCTCCGGGCAGTTATTTCgcctgttctctggttcttttaATAAAACTTCACTGCTGAGCTATTCGACCTCCATGAACCGTTGTAGCGTCCCTGTCAGTGTGGATACCCTTCCGCTGTCTGTATCTATTTCTGTTGTAAGCAAGCTACCGTCGCAGGAAGTAACAAGGGGGCGGGCCCCACCGGCCTCGGGTACACGTCATATCCAATCAGATCGAAGACAAAACGCCGACACCCCACTCCGTAAATCCATCCCCTTCATTCATTGGCCGCACACCCCCATTGCTAAATTGCGTCAGCAGTGCCGTGTGATGTTTTGCTTTTGAATGGGCTGTCATGCATGTTTTCTGCCTCCACCGAGCCTAGCTCAGTGTACAGGGCAAGTTTTCTAACGGAAACATTAAtaaccaaaaaaaagtttttggtGAAGTTGTTGACTGGCACGGTTATTAGTTGTAAAGCTAATTGTTGTGCTTCGAGAAACATGGTATAGATTAGTTAAACccgcttaaaaaaaaaaaagaaaagtcccCCTTTAAAttaaagtttttacatttgagCCTTTGCATCTGTTTATTTTGCATGATTTTAAATTATAGACTTAATTTATTCCATCTGGTTCAACATTCTTGTTCACTCTTGCACTCAAAAAGACCGTTGTTTCCAAACCATCCATTCAGGACTACCACATTGCATCTTCGGTAATCTTCGGCTAAAGTCGGAGCCAATGTTTCGCAACATCGCGATGTGCTCGTGTGAAGAGGCTGTGGCTTAGTCTGGACACGTGACGGAACAGCAACACATTCAAGGTTATGCTATTTACAAGGTAGGAGAGTATGGGTTGATATCGGGCAAGTATCCGCTGCCCAGCCAGATCTGAGAGGATGCATATTGCTGATTTTGTGGCTGGATCCATTGGAGGTAACAATGTTGTTAGTTTGTTTAATACGCTGCACGGCGGTAAGGCGTGTAAGGCCATGTGCATGGCATGCGATAACTAGCTATGACAGCGTGAGAAGAGTAGATTAATTTGTAGCTATGATAACAATTTCTGCTTTACATCATCATCAACCACTACTGTATAATTGGAGTCCTACATCACATAACCAAATTAATATCAGGAGTGCCCAACCTAACCTAGAACCAACTTGGTCTGACAGATAGATCTCTAAAGAAAGAAACATCTTTACTGTCTTCAATCAAACAGATTGTGGCTGGCAATGATCTTAATGTGTCAAGCTGACTGCGGATTTAGATTAGCCTatcacaaataataataataatattaataataataattataataataatacaagaAGATGCATCTGTTGGGACCCATACAGTGTAGGTTTCTAGTAGAAGattaaaaatgtttcagttCTAGTTCACAGCCTTGAACAGAGTgttgtgttcttgtgtccttggcactctcttctctctgaaaacacacaggagcATGTGGAGTCGCAGTCGGTTATCCTCTGGACACTGTGAAGGCAAGTTTAaatagtgtgtgtatttgagatAGAGATGGCACTAAATCAAGGGTTCATAATTTTTAGACTGAATTCTCTCTTTCCTAGGTTCGgatacaaacacaaaagcagTTCACTGGAATATGGCAATGTGTTGtaacaacattttcaaaagaaggGGTAAGTGGCATTGATTGGGTCTTCAATAATCACTTTATTATAACAGTAACAGAGTTTATAGGGTGCTTCACAGTCAAGACAGACATAAgggacacacaaacagtgtCACACACGAAGAGGACAGCGTCCAAAACGAAGACATAGCCATTAGGGATGCAGTTGGGATGCAGCATTATAGATTTGATGATTTGGGATTTCCACTGTTTGCTTTGTTCACTGCATTGTATTCTTACACTGGATTCTTTCCCCTCACTTGTGCGTCCAGGTGCATGGCTTCTTCAAAGGCATGTCCTTGCCCGTTACCACAATCTCTATGACTTCCTCGGTGGTGTTTGGCACGTACAGGAACTGCCTGCAGTGTCTGAGCCAGTTTCGAGGAGCTGGTTGTGGTCCGAACACCAAACTAGAAGTCTTCCTGTCCGGTATGGCAGGGGGTGTAGCTCAGGTAATCAATCAGATTTTATAAATGGTGTGTAAATTGTTGAAAATGCCTCTATGATGCTCGTCATTTCAACTGCAAATCAGTACTGCAAATTTCAGTTTATGTCCATGTACATGTTTGATCATTTCAATAAGACTTAGTTCTTAAGTCATCCAAACATTTCACTCATCCAAACAACCTCTATTTCTAAAAGGGTGTGGTTTAGTGATTATCTATTTTAATTACTTGTTTCTTATAACAGATACCTTATTGTTACTTGTACAACCATCATTAACAGTGATTTTCCTATGTACGCCATAGCAATAATTTGGACATTGACAAGCATTTTCTGCCTCGAGCTCCATGCTGAGTGTCTCTTTATCTGGCTCTGACAGATATCAGTGATGTCGCCAGGTGACATAGTTAAAGTGCGTCTGCAGTGCCAGACAGAGTCCATGCGAGGCGGTACCGACATGCCCAAACCCAAGTACCGCGGCCCAGTCCACTGTTTGCTGAGCAttgtgagagaggagggggtccTGGGGCTCTACAGAGGGGCTCTCCCCCTCATGCTGAGAGATGGGCCGTCCTTCGCCACGTACTTTTTGACTTACAACACCATCTGTGAATGGCTGACACACAGTGGCAAGAAAGGACCAGGTGAGCAAAGTTCAGGTGGACTCCCCACTGTCTCATTCAAGAAAAGGCTGCTGTTTTCAAAGTGTTGGCTGGAAGAGTCAACGTTTCAGAGGATGACTCGGTTTTTGTGCTGAGCTGTATCAGCACATATAATTTGTTAACCCAGCTTCATGCATTTTATCATGTCAGGTTATCTAAGCCATGAGTCCATatgataaaatattttttattaaaacaattaGCCCTGGACTGAagttctgactggctgagtcacgttcaaagtaaaaaaaaaaaaaacacctgataAAACATGTGACCACATAACTGATCATTTAAATATGAATGCACTAACTAAAAATCACCACTCTAAATCACACTGTTCAAGAACTACTTTGCTTGGTGGAAAAATAACATGTAattattacctccaccaaggaggtaatgttctcgcctgcgtctgtgtgtttgtccgtcagCAGGATGTCTCAACAAGTTGGgcatggatttgcacaaaactttgtattggttatgggccaaggaataACTGATtagattggccaaaagggggcgtggtggtgggcgtggcatatcaccaaaaggtgcataacagCCTTGCAGGGTGTTgtcagattgttattattatttaattactgTTGATTAAAAGTAAAGTATTCtttgaaaatttgaattcctttttcatatcaatgaTGTGTTACTGCCCTTTCATAAGCAACATGGAGCAGAGTGCCTAATAACATGTTTTAGCTGTTCAAAAATCATTGTAAAGCACAGCCTCtcatggctt
This genomic stretch from Centroberyx gerrardi isolate f3 chromosome 18, fCenGer3.hap1.cur.20231027, whole genome shotgun sequence harbors:
- the slc25a47a gene encoding solute carrier family 25 member 47-A, encoding MHIADFVAGSIGGACGVAVGYPLDTVKVRIQTQKQFTGIWQCVVTTFSKEGVHGFFKGMSLPVTTISMTSSVVFGTYRNCLQCLSQFRGAGCGPNTKLEVFLSGMAGGVAQISVMSPGDIVKVRLQCQTESMRGGTDMPKPKYRGPVHCLLSIVREEGVLGLYRGALPLMLRDGPSFATYFLTYNTICEWLTHSGKKGPDWSGVMLAGGLAGMAGWTVGTPMDVIKARLQMDGAREVKRYKGFCHCVSETVRVEGAGVFFRSLGINCLRAFPVNMVVFVTYEVLLGFLRAGPDSADPPALEFE